In the Telopea speciosissima isolate NSW1024214 ecotype Mountain lineage chromosome 2, Tspe_v1, whole genome shotgun sequence genome, one interval contains:
- the LOC122652669 gene encoding cyclin-dependent protein kinase inhibitor SMR4, which yields MESIEEDGCQTPKRGDCWIPAASVCPPPPKKKPVYRRNRDPPKNGYFNPPDLELLFSMAPRRETCA from the coding sequence ATGGAGAGTATAGAAGAAGACGGATGCCAGACGCCGAAGCGTGGAGACTGTTGGATCCCGGCGGCTTCCGTGTGCCCACCGCCTCCGAAGAAGAAACCAGTTTACAGAAGGAACAGAGACCCGCCCAAGAATGGCTACTTCAACCCACCTGATCTTGAGCTTCTCTTTTCCATGGCCCCAAGACGCGAAACTTGCGCGTAG